A region from the Pelobates fuscus isolate aPelFus1 chromosome 3, aPelFus1.pri, whole genome shotgun sequence genome encodes:
- the FBXL12 gene encoding F-box/LRR-repeat protein 12 isoform X2, with amino-acid sequence MAAGQCAARGAELPVSAGPDPQRPLNSKILWHLVRHCIGTNLQTLKVKGLLNSVSKQEFLTPAVLQVIEKRYSNLENLHLEETNLRSLSYECFPSSLKTLELYQCEIPLTWFRTSQSKNKSLPNLENLILRNVSSFSDHLFQTICKLSSLKTLCLSGTYRVTDIGIQNAVPYLKGLQHLKLHDCNITNITLHLIGCHLKHLRSLALRNFGSLTDAGLSCLSDVKTLEKLWLNCCFRLSSNCIISVCGNLPFLSYLNLNGILFEGQGLEEIRKSLPNCRITNSVSDVDTMFKL; translated from the coding sequence tTGAATTCAAAGATATTATGGCACCTTGTGAGGCATTGTATTGGAACCAACTTGCAAACTCTTAAGGTCAAAGGCCTCTTGAATTCAGTGAGTAAGCAGGAATTCCTAACGCCAGCTGTCCTTCAGGTGATAGAGAAACGTTATTCCAACCTGGAAAACCTTCATCTGGAGGAAACCAACCTCCGATCCCTAAGCTATGAATGTTTTCCTTCCAGCTTAAAAACATTGGAGCTCTACCAGTGTGAAATCCCATTGACCTGGTTCAGGACATCACAATCAAAGAATAAAAGTCTACCAAACTTGGAGAATCTCATTCTCAGAAATGTTTCGTCTTTCTCTGACCACCTCTTTCAGACCATATGCAAATTATCTTCTCTGAAGACCCTCTGTCTTTCTGGTACCTACAGAGTAACTGACATTGGAATTCAGAATGCGGTACCTTACCTGAAAGGACTACaacatttaaaattacatgattgcAACATTACGAACATCACCTTGCACTTAATTGGATGCCATTTGAAGCATCTTCGATCCTTGGCCCTCAGAAACTTTGGTTCCCTGACAGATGCTGGactttcctgtctttctgatgTTAAAACACTAGAAAAATTATGGCTTAATTGCTGTTTTCGTCTCTCCTCAAACTGTATTATCTCTGTTTGTGGTAACTTGCCATTCCTGAGCTATCTCAACTTGAATGGGATTTTATTTGAGGGCCAAGGTTTAGAAGAGATTAGAAAAAGTTTGCCAAATTGTAGAATTACAAACTCTGTCTCTGATGTGGATACAATGTTCAAATTGTAa